The following coding sequences lie in one Arabidopsis thaliana chromosome 3, partial sequence genomic window:
- a CDS encoding uncharacterized protein (unknown protein; FUNCTIONS IN: molecular_function unknown; INVOLVED IN: biological_process unknown; LOCATED IN: cellular_component unknown; EXPRESSED IN: 23 plant structures; EXPRESSED DURING: 13 growth stages; Has 54259 Blast hits to 25265 proteins in 1209 species: Archae - 350; Bacteria - 10795; Metazoa - 16137; Fungi - 8620; Plants - 3305; Viruses - 957; Other Eukaryotes - 14095 (source: NCBI BLink).), with protein MTHVEDDKEFKEKPLVQVLSDDDSEVKEAKDGGGEEVTGGDGEGEANVEEEDDEAENEDDDDDDDDDDDDDEDEDDEEGEEDLGTEYLVRPVGEVEDEDDASDFDPEENGLDEEEGDEEIEEDDVDEDISLSAGKSEPLSKRKRVAKDHSEQGDVTGDNIRPSKR; from the exons atgacgcATGTTGAAGATGATAAGGAATTCAAGGAGAAACCTTTGGTTCAGGTTCTGAGCGACGACGACAGTGAAGTGAAGGAAGCCAAAGACGGAGGAGGTGAAGAAGTTACCGGCGGCGACGGTGAAGGAGAGGCTAAtgtagaagaggaagacgacgaagcagaaaatgaagacgatgatgatgatgatgatgatgatgatgacgacgacgaGGACGAGGACGATGAAGAAGGG GAGGAGGATCTTGGGACAGAGTACCTAGTGAGGCCGGTTGGTGAGGTtgaagatgaggatgatgcAAGTGATTTTGACCCTGAGGAGAATGGcttggatgaagaagaaggtgatgaagagattgaagaagatgatgttgatgaggaCATCAGCTTGAGTGCTGGCAAATCTGAGCCTCTGTCCAAGAGGAAGAGGGTTGCTAAGGACCACAGTGAGCAAGGAGATGTCACTGGTGATAACATTAGGCCTTCTAAACGGTAG
- the RFC3 gene encoding Translation elongation factor EF1B/ribosomal protein S6 family protein (REGULATOR OF FATTY-ACID COMPOSITION 3 (RFC3); FUNCTIONS IN: structural constituent of ribosome, rRNA binding; INVOLVED IN: translation, ribosome biogenesis; LOCATED IN: ribosome, chloroplast; EXPRESSED IN: 21 plant structures; EXPRESSED DURING: 13 growth stages; CONTAINS InterPro DOMAIN/s: Translation elongation factor EF1B/ribosomal protein S6 (InterPro:IPR014717), Ribosomal protein S6 (InterPro:IPR000529); Has 13593 Blast hits to 10425 proteins in 2441 species: Archae - 19; Bacteria - 4805; Metazoa - 3511; Fungi - 908; Plants - 375; Viruses - 253; Other Eukaryotes - 3722 (source: NCBI BLink).), translating to MESLLHASSSLVSLRPRIDGRDSFINPSRVCLNPSLGRRGSKPLPLVAAAKKKKSKKDDNHNFSARPDEATGPFPESILLKEKKIDEEGDLLPEFADAEEKELYQFLDLQLQSDLNEERMRHYEVVYLIHEKHAEEVESINQKVQDYLKEKKGKVWRFSDWGMRRLAYKIQKAENAHYILMNFEIEAKYLNEFKGLLDSDERVIRHLVMKRDEAITEDCPPPPEFHSVRAGDEYYDDDEEEEIEEDEDEGEGEDEEDADNIEYEVDDDGNVVMVLYGDEEEGEEEEDGASEQEEGQDKSTNGRRETRRTVNVGG from the exons ATGGAGTCACTCCTGCACGCGTCTTCGTCTCTGGTGTCTCTGAGACCCAGAATCGACGGTAGAGATTCGTTCATCAACCCGTCACGCGTGTGCCTTAATCCTAGTCTCGGCCGCAGAGGATCTAAACCTCTTCCGTTGGTCGCggcggcgaagaagaagaaaagcaagaaagaTGACAATCATAACTTTTCAGCTAGACCTGACGAAGCCACTGGTCCTTTTCCTGAATCCATTCTTCTCAAAGAG aagaagattgatgaagaaggtgatCTTCTTCCCGAGTTTGCTGATGCTGAAGAAA AGGAGCTATATCAGTTTCTGGATCTTCAGCTTCAGAGTGACTTGAATGAAGAAAGGA TGAGGCACTATGAGGTGGTTTACTTGATTCATGAAAAACATGCTGAGGAGGTTGAAAGCATTAACCAGAAAGTACAAG ATTAcctgaaggagaagaaggggAAAGTTTGGAGGTTTAGTGATTGGGGAATGCGTAGACTGGCTTACAAAATACAGAAGGCAGAGAATGCGCACTATATACTGATGAACTTTGAGATAGAGGCAAAATACTTGAACGAATTCAAGGGATTGTTAGATAGTGATGAGAGGGTGATTAGGCATCTTGTGATGAAACGTGATGAGGCCATAACCGAAGACTGTCCTCCACCTCCTGAGTTTCACTCTGTCCGCGCAGGTGATGAATATtatgacgatgatgaagaggaagagattgaagaagatgaagatgaaggtgagggtgaagatgaagaagatgctgATAATATAGAGTACGAAgtagatgatgatggtaaTGTCGTTATGGTGTTGTacggagatgaagaagaaggagaagaagaagaagatggagctagtgaacaagaagaaggacaGGACAAGTCAACTAATGGTAGAAGAGAAACCCGGAGAACAGTTAACGTAGGAGGTTAG